The genome window GCGCCCAGGGTGCCCGCTTCGTGTCCCGTCACGTGGAGCGCGTGGAGCGCCAAGCTCCGGCGCCGGACGCACCCGCGTCGGTGCGGGGGGCCGGGCCGCTGGTGGTCCGGGCGCAGGGCAGCGGAGACCGCTTCCACGCGGTGGCCCTGGCGACGGGCGCGGGCCCGCTGATGGGGGACGCCTTCTTCAAGGGCTTCCGCCCGGCGCCCACGGTGGCGGCGGTGCAGGCGCGGCTGCGGCATGCCTCTCCCCGGCTGGAGCTGGCGCCGCTCGCGCGGCTGTGGATTTCCCCGCTGCCCACGGTGGATGGGCTGTTCCTGCTGCCGGGGGCGGGCTCGGTGTACGCGCTGGCCTTCGGCCCCGCGGTGACGCCGGCGGACCTGTGCCAGGCGCTGATGATGGCGGCGCGGGACGGACTGGTGGAGGAAGGCTTCGAGCTGGCGGCGCTGGAGACGACGCGGCTGCCGTACGGGCCGGGGCGCACGCTGGTGGCGCCGGGCCAGGTGGTGGTGGGGCCCGCGGCCTTCGGCCACCCGCTGCAGGTGGGCCTGTCGGAGACGCTGGCCTCGTGCAGCCGCGCGGCGGTGGCGCTGCTGGACGGAGGGCTGGATGCGTCCACGCTGGAGCGTCGGTACGTGCGCGAGGGCCTGGGCGAGCTGATGGAGGACGCGGCGGCGGGTGCACGCTCCATCACCTGGCTGCGCCGCGCGGGACGACGGGCACCGGCGGCCTTCGTGGCGGCGAAGGGGCGGCGGGGCTCCGGCGGGGTGTATGGCGGCGGCGTGCTCGGCATGAGCGCGCCGACTCCCACGGCCCTGCTGGGCGCGGCGCGCTGGGCTGGGCTGCGCGAGGTGGTGGGCTCGTGGATGCGCACGACGATGGAGCCGGTGCCCATGGCGGTGCCCGAGCTGGAGCCCGACCTCTACTACGTGGTGGACGATGACCCCGACGCGCGCGAGGCGCTGACGGCGCTGCTGGAGAGCACGGGCGCGAAGGTGGTGGCCTTCGCGGACGAGCTGGCGCTGTTCTGCGCGGTGGCGCGGCGTCCG of Pyxidicoccus trucidator contains these proteins:
- a CDS encoding response regulator gives rise to the protein MMQGNRLASGSRVAIVGGGIAGAGLAASLLFNGRARGLTLDVRVYASGMSERTAPPAVLTPECRSRLAALGCRIPTEWRSHELRGVEIISEGRRELLSAAPGGLWVVDGWPNGEGGLAQVRDVLATAASAQGARFVSRHVERVERQAPAPDAPASVRGAGPLVVRAQGSGDRFHAVALATGAGPLMGDAFFKGFRPAPTVAAVQARLRHASPRLELAPLARLWISPLPTVDGLFLLPGAGSVYALAFGPAVTPADLCQALMMAARDGLVEEGFELAALETTRLPYGPGRTLVAPGQVVVGPAAFGHPLQVGLSETLASCSRAAVALLDGGLDASTLERRYVREGLGELMEDAAAGARSITWLRRAGRRAPAAFVAAKGRRGSGGVYGGGVLGMSAPTPTALLGAARWAGLREVVGSWMRTTMEPVPMAVPELEPDLYYVVDDDPDAREALTALLESTGAKVVAFADELALFCAVARRPPTAILLDVVLHWVDGLRLAEGLKQHPLTRNTRVVVMSGLNRPHVRQRALDAGAEAFLPKPVDPDRLLRLLTGRAPAATSLESTAQSAENQQQELGSDRYAS